The following proteins are encoded in a genomic region of Clostridium kluyveri:
- a CDS encoding multidrug effflux MFS transporter, translated as MSERGYENTNQTNNQKYLGKKGLIAFIALMNMFIPLSTDLYLPALPKMSSYFGSSISVTNLTLTAFFFFYALGILIWGPISDKYGRKPVLIVGSIIYIISSSFCALSSNVYFLIFSRIAQGIGAGGITSVSIAIIKDYFSGKERESILAIVQSLSGIAPMVAPIIGAWILKISTWRGSFWILTIISILNLLLTFLYEETLKDNERYRGTLAKSMKRLLVVGKNKGFLIPAIIFSLSALPFMGYIAISSYIYVDYFGLSEQVYSYFFAANALISIVGPIIYVKYLSTIDKKIFASGCFGLSVLSGILIITVGKLSPVFFLLSFMIISLIGTAIRPFSTNILLEQQNGDTGSASSLINTLFTVFGSVGMLLASIPYKNIVVGLGGLVTLFSATALIGWYGFIKSNVPCIGVKQSNYKLNKDAVN; from the coding sequence ATGAGTGAAAGAGGGTATGAAAATACAAACCAGACAAATAATCAAAAGTATTTAGGGAAAAAAGGTCTTATTGCCTTTATAGCATTAATGAATATGTTTATTCCTCTCTCTACGGATTTATATCTGCCTGCTTTACCCAAAATGAGTTCATATTTTGGAAGCAGTATTTCAGTAACTAATTTGACACTAACTGCTTTTTTCTTCTTTTATGCACTGGGCATTTTAATCTGGGGCCCTATAAGTGATAAGTATGGTCGCAAGCCCGTTCTTATAGTGGGAAGTATCATATACATTATAAGCAGCAGTTTTTGTGCCCTATCTTCAAATGTTTATTTTCTTATTTTTTCGAGAATTGCACAAGGCATAGGAGCTGGGGGCATTACTTCAGTTTCTATTGCTATAATTAAAGACTATTTTTCAGGAAAGGAACGAGAATCCATTCTGGCAATAGTACAATCACTATCAGGTATAGCACCTATGGTGGCACCAATTATAGGCGCCTGGATTTTAAAAATTTCTACCTGGAGGGGTTCCTTCTGGATTCTAACTATAATTAGTATTTTAAATTTATTACTGACTTTTTTATATGAAGAAACTCTGAAAGACAATGAAAGATATCGAGGAACATTGGCAAAATCCATGAAGCGTTTATTAGTAGTAGGAAAAAATAAAGGGTTTTTAATCCCGGCCATTATATTTTCACTAAGCGCACTGCCATTTATGGGGTATATAGCTATTTCCTCTTATATTTATGTTGATTATTTTGGTCTCAGCGAACAAGTTTACAGCTATTTTTTTGCAGCTAACGCATTGATATCTATTGTAGGTCCAATTATATATGTAAAATATTTAAGTACTATTGATAAAAAAATTTTTGCTTCAGGATGTTTTGGATTAAGTGTTCTAAGCGGTATTTTAATAATAACTGTAGGAAAACTTTCCCCTGTATTTTTCCTTTTATCTTTTATGATTATATCTTTAATAGGTACTGCTATTCGTCCCTTCAGTACCAACATTTTATTGGAACAGCAGAATGGAGATACAGGATCTGCCTCTTCACTAATCAATACCTTATTTACTGTATTTGGCAGCGTAGGAATGTTATTAGCTTCTATTCCTTATAAAAATATAGTTGTGGGATTAGGAGGTTTGGTTACATTATTTTCGGCCACAGCGCTCATAGGCTGGTATGGATTTATAAAATCAAACGTTCCTTGTATAGGGGTAAAACAGTCAAATTATAAATTAAATAAAGATGCTGTGAATTAA
- a CDS encoding phosphatase PAP2 family protein: MGFNILKAIYVFDNYILFLIKKYTQNKYLGAVMRVITTAGNLGTIWIIMALLLIINRPYREIGILVLLTLIASTILGEGIIKNIVKRNRPFYRRPNLNLLITKPKSYSFPSGHTLSSFAAAHTLSVYFLQYKFIFIAIALLIALSRVYLYVHYPTDIISGTILGILCSKLVLIVFKKEYIADIISICQNIF; the protein is encoded by the coding sequence ATGGGTTTCAACATATTAAAAGCAATATATGTATTTGATAATTATATTTTATTTCTTATAAAAAAATATACACAGAATAAATATTTGGGTGCTGTAATGCGTGTGATAACTACTGCAGGCAATTTAGGTACAATTTGGATAATAATGGCCCTTTTATTAATAATAAATAGACCTTACAGGGAAATTGGTATTTTAGTACTATTAACTCTAATTGCAAGTACCATTTTAGGAGAAGGGATTATAAAAAATATAGTAAAACGAAACAGACCTTTTTACAGGAGACCTAATTTAAACTTGCTCATAACAAAACCTAAGTCCTATTCTTTTCCTTCAGGACACACTTTATCATCTTTTGCTGCAGCACATACCCTGTCTGTATATTTTCTGCAGTATAAATTTATATTTATTGCAATAGCACTTTTGATAGCCTTGTCAAGAGTATATCTATATGTTCATTATCCTACAGACATTATATCAGGAACCATACTTGGTATACTATGCTCTAAATTAGTACTTATTGTTTTTAAAAAAGAATACATTGCAGACATTATAAGTATCTGCCAGAACATATTTTAA